The Paenibacillus tianjinensis genome has a window encoding:
- a CDS encoding xanthine phosphoribosyltransferase: MRVLEERIREEGLILSETVLKVDSFLNHQVDTELALQIGQEFKTVFGHLPITKILTVEASGIQFAMAAGIALGVPFIYAKKKKAVTLSEGVYSAPVHSFTRQEDYLISISQKYLGPEDKVLIVDDFLATGAALVGLADIVKESGAQLLGVGCVIEKSFQEGRSLLEKRGIPVHALARISSMAPGEIHFIANEEQIKESAGC, translated from the coding sequence ATGAGAGTATTAGAGGAACGTATTAGAGAAGAAGGCCTGATTCTGTCGGAGACCGTACTGAAGGTAGACTCGTTTCTGAACCACCAGGTGGATACAGAGCTTGCCCTGCAGATCGGGCAGGAGTTCAAGACGGTTTTTGGACATTTGCCGATTACAAAGATCTTAACCGTGGAGGCCAGCGGAATCCAGTTCGCCATGGCAGCGGGGATTGCGCTGGGAGTTCCCTTTATTTATGCCAAGAAAAAGAAGGCTGTTACCTTGTCAGAAGGGGTCTATTCGGCACCGGTTCATTCGTTTACCCGTCAGGAAGACTATCTGATCAGCATTTCACAGAAATATCTGGGGCCGGAGGACAAGGTGCTGATCGTTGATGATTTCCTCGCTACCGGGGCTGCGCTGGTCGGACTGGCCGATATCGTTAAGGAATCAGGGGCACAGCTGCTGGGCGTGGGCTGTGTGATTGAGAAGAGCTTTCAGGAAGGGCGGAGCCTGCTGGAGAAGAGAGGCATTCCGGTGCATGCACTGGCACGCATCTCTTCCATGGCTCCGGGAGAAATTCATTTTATCGCTAATGAAGAACAGATTAAGGAGAGTGCGGGATGTTAA